In Sphingobacterium sp. SYP-B4668, the sequence ACCATCCAACATACCCCAATCCTCAATAGCGATACCCTCCGTCAATTGCGGTAAGGTATTCCCGGTCTTTCGGAGCAAGAACTCTTTTCGCTGCCGGATGCCTTCGGTAGTGACTTGAGGTTCGAATGGCAACACTTCTTCATCGGCGAGAAATACCAATTGTTTTGCACGTATGCTCTCAATAATCTTTTCCATCTGCCTTACCGTATTGATAATATACAGTGCTGTACTTGCCTTCTCTAGTGATGATGCCATTTAAATAAATTAGATATGTCTAAAACTAGATAAATTTGCCTTTATGTGCAATACAAAAGACAACTATTAGTCACCTTTGATAACAGAAGAATGGAAGAAAAGCGATTTTTGGCTGTTGCGGAAACCTGATTTTTTGACCTACATCTCCCAATAGAGGAACATGAGTATCACGGGCCTAAAAAATGAAAACGAGAGTGGAATCTTGGATTGCGTCACCCCTCTTTATTGGGTAGCATTCTCCATCTCTTTCTCTTCCTTCCACATCGTATGAGGATTGTGCTTAAAACTCTTGATGAGATAGTAGATGGACCCTATGAATGGAAAGACAAGCATGACAAGAAAATACAGTAGACGCTCATTATTGCCTAATTGCTCTCGAAAGGTCAATCTATAGAGTGCTATAAATTGTAGAACAAAATTAGTGATAATCAACAATTGCCAAATGGAAAATAAGCCTGATAACTCCATATCAATCGATTTAATGAAACAAAAATACAAAATAAATCACTACATGGTGACACTATGGAAATATTTTTATTTCTATGACATTTATAACACTAAACTTGAGCACAAATCTTGCTTACGCTATTTACTTGTCTTTGAAAATTGGAGGTATTGGCAAGATGAAGATTATTGTGACCATGGGCGACGGGTCGGAATCAGTAAGCTATGCTGCCGAATCTTTTAAAATACAAAGCCCCGCTCCTGTACTTCCAATGAAAGATGAGGAGCGGGACCGTGATATATGTGGAATCAGATTTATTTTAAAACCGAGCAGCTTCTTTTAAATAAAGTCCATCCAGTTAGAATCTAGTTGGTATTCTACAATCGGCTTTGCATTATTATAGTCCAAAAAGTCAGATAGTAATTTTTTGACATCCATTTCCATATGTTTGGTACAATTGTCCAATAAATCTTTGCGGAAACCTTTGTCGGTCATGACGTCTACATATTGAAGACATACCAATCGAGCAATAATCTTACCCAATACAACCATTTGGCGTTGAACCAGTCCATCAACAACGGTAAAGTCCAAATGCTTTCTAAACAATGGGGTCACTCTATTGGCGTAAGCTGTCGTTAGCATGAAATTCGCCAAATTGCTCTCTTTGCTTTTCTTCATCTGTTTAATGACAATCTCAGCAATCTGCGTGTATAGCATCTCGTTAGAACCTTCAAAAATCTGGAAGGGTCTACTATCTACAATACCTCTACCGGCAACATGATCAATTTTATAACCGCTAGAACCGGACAACTGCACACAAATCTGTGCTGACTCTTGCATGAGGTCAGTAACCAGGGCTTTCATGCTATTGGCTTCCAACCCTTCTCCAGAAAGATCGTTCTC encodes:
- a CDS encoding PLDc N-terminal domain-containing protein → MELSGLFSIWQLLIITNFVLQFIALYRLTFREQLGNNERLLYFLVMLVFPFIGSIYYLIKSFKHNPHTMWKEEKEMENATQ